In Daphnia magna isolate NIES linkage group LG7, ASM2063170v1.1, whole genome shotgun sequence, a single genomic region encodes these proteins:
- the LOC116934428 gene encoding uncharacterized protein LOC116934428, whose translation MKPARFVYVSIVFYLSTSVAALNWEDGEFGGQVKWSFNCDFYDEDGPVRDRYEDNELVDDDKGLIRIIGERKSNREDCGWLCWADVECHYYSHSQNLCRTMSLKKKVLVSALAHGRAFIHHVTVPYLADSETICGYIPSRIIALNTSVY comes from the coding sequence atgaaaccagCGCGTTTCGTTTACGTTTCGATCGTCTTTTATTTGTCAACGTCCGTGGCGGCTTTGAATTGGGAAGACGGCGAATTCGGCGGCCAAGTCAAGTGGTCGTTCAACTGCGACTTTTACGACGAAGACGGGCCCGTGCGCGATCGTTACGAAGACAACGAACTCGTCGACGACGACAAAGGTCTCATCCGAATCATCGGCGAACGCAAATCCAATAGAGAAGACTGCGGATGGCTGTGCTGGGCTGATGTAGAGTGCCATTACTACAGCCATTCGCAGAATCTCTGCCGCACAATGTCGCTCAAGAAGAAGGTGCTCGTGTCGGCCCTAGCTCACGGCAGGGCCTTCATCCATCACGTCACCGTGCCTTACTTGGCCGACAGCGAAACCATTTGCGGCTACATCCCGTCGCGCATCATCGCCCTCAACACTTCGGTCTATTGA